The DNA window CACTACTCCAACAACAAGAATCTTGTGCCTGGTTACAAGTTCAGCTGTGGAACAACACGTACCATCAGTTCAAAAACCTTGTCAGGTTACAACGTGCTTGTTATGCCTGGAGGTACCAGTGGTTTGAACTACATTAAAAATGTGGATGGTAATGCCATAAAAAAATTTGTTTCAAGCGGCCATGGATATGTTGGTATCTGTGCAGGTGCCTATTCAGGATCCAAGTATGTTAAGGGCCTTTATTATGGTTGGGGACTGGCACCCCATGTGTACTGTAACCATATCAGTCATGAAGGAAACCTTCTTGTAAAAACAAGCACCGCCATAAGTTCATTGCTTGGACCAAGCAAAACCCTAACACTTGCACACTACAACGGCCCTGCAATGTACACTCGTGGAGGTAACACAGTCACATTTGCATACTACGCAGACAACAAAACAGGTTACAAGGGACAAAAAGCCATAGTTGGAGATTATTATGGTAGTGGGAGGACTGTTTTAAGCGGGCCTCATCCAGAATTACAACCAACCAACTCAAGTTTACTTGCTAAAATGGTTTTATGGGCTGCTCATGTGAATAAGGTCCAACAAATTTTTGCTGTTTCATCTGTAAACCCTTCAAATGGTGCTGTTTATGTTGCAGCCAACAAGCAGATAACTGTAAAATACACTGAATCAGTGAAATTAGCCAACAGTAACATCAAATTACAAACCAGCACAGGAACATCTGTACCCATCACAACATCTGTCTCAGGAAACACCCTAACCATATCACATCCACTGCTTTCAACCGGTGTTAAATACATCTTTACAGTAGCAAGTGGAACTGTAGTTTCATCCTCTGGAAAAACTTTAAACAGTTATTCCAGCAGTTTCACAGTGAGTCCACTCACAATCGCCCAAATGAAAGATGGTATAAACAGAGTTCATGCATTTCAATCCAAAAATAACAGACTTCCAAACTACGTAAGCTTCGGAACTAAACAGATCCCAATAGCAACATTCAAAGAGATCATAGCAGCCTATGGATTGAAACTATAAAATTCATCCTATTCCATTTTTTTAAAAATCGAAACAACATTTTCTAGAACTAATGTTCAAGATTCAAAGTCTAATATTGAAATGAATCGTTGAAAAACATGAAAATGCAATTTAAGTGGGCTCAAAGTTGGTGTTATGTTACACCATATTTCTAGTGACTACAATCACAGACCCAGTGTTGATCCTTAAATAAATGTGAAAACAGTTTGAATACATTACCAATACTTGAAGTATCATAAAACCAACGGATGTAATATTTTGAATTCTAAAAACTGGCTTAAAAGTGCCCTCATCACAATGTTATCACTTTCGTTTGTCCTTTGTTTTGTGCCCTTTTCATCGGCACACATACTCATCATCGGAGATTCTCACAGTGATATTCCAGATGCTTACTCTGAAACTAAAAGCGTTGCGAGTCTTCTTAAATCTAAAGGATATCAAGTTTATGAAGTTTACAGAAATAATGCTACCACCAAAAATATTCTGAAGGGAATGTACGGTGCAGATGCCATCATATATGCAGGTCATGGTGGTTACAAATCAGAAAACTACGATTCAAATGGTGGAAGTGCAAGTGCACCATTTGCCCTCGTGGGTTCAAACGATTTTATCTGGGGAATTGGAAATAAAATGAGGGAAGGTTGGAATGGCAAACTGTTCAGTGCTCCAATCAAAAATAACATACCGGTTTTGATACTTCAATCCTGTTTTTCAACGGGTTGGGTTGATAACAAAGAAGTTGCAAACCCCACAGCAACTGTTTACAACTTTGCAAGAATGTTCACAGGAACTGGTGCAAATTACTATGCAACATCATGGATAGGGGCAGATTTTGTTAAAGACCTTATAAATGGGGCTAAAAACTTTAAAGAAGCCA is part of the Methanobacterium lacus genome and encodes:
- a CDS encoding BPL-N domain-containing protein yields the protein MIYSGTGAINSCVSGVINGLHYSNNKNLVPGYKFSCGTTRTISSKTLSGYNVLVMPGGTSGLNYIKNVDGNAIKKFVSSGHGYVGICAGAYSGSKYVKGLYYGWGLAPHVYCNHISHEGNLLVKTSTAISSLLGPSKTLTLAHYNGPAMYTRGGNTVTFAYYADNKTGYKGQKAIVGDYYGSGRTVLSGPHPELQPTNSSLLAKMVLWAAHVNKVQQIFAVSSVNPSNGAVYVAANKQITVKYTESVKLANSNIKLQTSTGTSVPITTSVSGNTLTISHPLLSTGVKYIFTVASGTVVSSSGKTLNSYSSSFTVSPLTIAQMKDGINRVHAFQSKNNRLPNYVSFGTKQIPIATFKEIIAAYGLKL